Proteins from a single region of Apium graveolens cultivar Ventura chromosome 7, ASM990537v1, whole genome shotgun sequence:
- the LOC141673697 gene encoding protein FAR1-RELATED SEQUENCE 5-like, producing the protein MCVAHKVSSNKWEVTKVNLEHNHAIVTSDKINFMQRSRNIDPFTQSLIELFNKSGIETPKVMNLLSETCGGIEKIGFSAQDVRNVIRDIRRRVFDSGDAECGLVLLRDLQKQSDGNFFYRVDVDEENRVRGLVWVDPRSLNAYKNFGDVVTFDSTYRTNRYDMPFIPITGVNHHYQNILFGFALIRDEKETTDRWVLKTWLEAVDNKPPITIITDQDIALSNAISEVMPNTNHTYCTWHISSKFPEKLSTLYTQYSEFKTDFNACIYKSLSPTEFEGRWEDLKEKYDLENHNWLNDMYAIRRQWVFAFTKQHFSAGMTTTSRSESMNSFFDEYVKASTGLKEFIENSQKALDSQYLWEVQADFDTEYKERRLFSNSSMEIHASKIYTKEMFKRFLKRASKKSIFCCKKHERLWRLSFKDVFGRKVHLAGD; encoded by the coding sequence ATGTGTGTTGCTCACAAAGTAAGCTCAAACAAATGGGAAGTAACCAAGGTCAACCTAGAGCACAATCATGCTATTGTTACATCGGATAAGATAAATTTCATGCAAAGATCACGCAACATAGATCCGTTTACCCAATCTTTGATTGAGTTATTCAACAAATCGGGTATCGAGACCCCGAAAGTGATGAATTTACTTAGTGAGACGTGTGGTGGTATTGAAAAAATTGGTTTTTCCGCTCAAGACGTACGAAATGTAATACGTGACATTCGAAGACGGGTTTTTGATTCCGGTGATGCGGAGTGTGGATTGGTTTTGTTACGAGACTTGCAAAAACAAAGTGATGGCAATTTTTTCTACCGAGTGGATGTGGATGAGGAGAATCGGGTTAGGGGTTTGGTGTGGGTTGATCCTCGTTCGCTTAACGCGTACAAGAATTttggagatgtggtgactttcgACTCGACATATCGGACTAATAGGTATGACATGCCTTTTATTCCAATTACGGGAGTGAATCACCACTACCAAAATATTTTGTTTGGATTTGCACTTATAAGGGACGAGAAAGAGACTACTGATAGATGGGTTTTGAAGACTTGGTTGGAAGCGGTCGATAACAAGCCACCTATTACCATTATTACGGATCAAGACATCGCTTTAAGTAATGCCATTTCCGAGGTTATGCCTAACACCAACCATACATATTGTACGTGGCATATTAGTAGCAAGTTTCCCGAGAAACTATCTACTTTGTATACTCAATACTCGGAGTTCAAGACGGATTTTAATGCATGTATCTACAAGTCATTGTCACCAACGGAATTTGAAGGTAGGTGGGAGGACTTGAAagagaaatatgatcttgaaaatCATAATTGGCTAAATGATATGTATGCAATTAGACGGCAATGGGTTTTTGCTTTCACGAAACAACATTTTTCCGCCGGTATGACTACCACCTCAAGGAGCGAGTCTATGAATTCATTTTTTGATGAGTATGTGAAAGCGTCGACCGGTTtgaaagaattcattgagaattCACAAAAAGCTTTGGACTCACAATATTTATGGGAGGTTCAAGCCGATTTTGACACCGAGTACAAGGAAAGGAGACTATTCTCTAACTCGTCAATGGAGATACATGCCTCCAAGATATACACAAAAGAGATGTTTAAGCGATTTTTAAAAAGAGCTTCAAAAAAGTCAATCTTTTGTTGTAAAAAGCATGAAAGGTTGTGGAGATTATCTTTCAAAGATGTATTTGGTAGAAAAGTCCACCTTGCCGGAGATTAA